A genome region from Pristis pectinata isolate sPriPec2 chromosome 4, sPriPec2.1.pri, whole genome shotgun sequence includes the following:
- the LOC127569145 gene encoding protocadherin gamma-C5-like codes for MANSMPDNAIAFSRFAFMILVCIRGLISGQIRYSIPEEMEIGAIVGNIAEDLRLNVPQLSDRKFRLTSDDGGQYIKVNLDNGILTVRERIDRELLCGQATMCTIPFEIILENPLAVYRGEVEILDVNDNSPTFRDSSITLQMSEAITLGVHFPLESAEDPDIGINTVAAYTISSNEYFSVKAQKTEYGVLNCELLLEKPLDRELQPDIQLVLQATDGGIPQRSGTAQILITVVDVNDNPPVFDHKVYKSSLREDALKGSLVLIVKANDLDEGLNAEITYSFSKLASPRVLELFNLDPQKGEIRVEGHLDYEETNSYSLNVQAVDHGSPAMTGHSKVLIKINDVNDNAPEVKVTSVASKILENAPPGTLISLLNVFDRDSGENGQFHCDIPKNIPFRLRKSSNNHYELITSEPLDREAVTEYKIHLVARDLGSPSLTTNKTIEVVISDVNDNAPQFGASSYNIYVMENNSPGSSIFAVTARDRDMDQNSYVSYSFLENLIQDFPVSSYLSINSMNGTIYALHSFDYEELKNFQIHVQARDAGVPPLSCSCTVNVIILDQNDNVPVIVSPSSESGSAAVQILPQSAGQGYLVTKIMATDADSGQNARLSYHMVKATHPSLFNVGPKSGEIRTARNILASDTTTQSLFILVKDNGQPSLSSTVTLYITVLENITENVTEAGNLMSNSEYFTNLNIFLIIIFGCTSILFLLIIILLISVKCKQNSSTSQGYNSSSCCRDSNCTLHRRSAMEATLRYPGTGRTVRMADAQHYSVCLSPESAKSDFLFLKPCSAPPFDAQC; via the coding sequence ATGGCGAATTCAATGCCCGACAACGCCATTGCTTTCAGCAGGTTTGCGTTTATGATTCTGGTATGTATAAGGGGTCTGATTTCCGGACAAATTCGCTATTCTATTCCAGAGGAAATGGAGATCGGGGCTATTGTTGGGAATATCGCTGAAGATTTAAGATTAAATGTACCGCAATTGTCCGATCGTAAATTTCGACTAACCTCAGATGATGGTGGGCAGTATATCAAGGTTAATTTGGATAATGGGATTTTAACTGTTCGTGAGAGAATCGATAGGGAGCTTCTTTGTGGACAAGCAACGATGTGTACTAttccttttgaaataatattGGAAAATCCTTTGGCGGTGTATCGTGGAGAAGTGGAGATTCTTGATGTCAATGATAATTCCCCCACATTCCGGGACAGCTCCATTACCTTGCAGATGTCCGAAGCCATTACACTAGGGGTACACTTCCCACTCGAGAGCGCAGAAGATCCGGACATTGGAATAAATACAGTCGCTGCTTACACAATCAGTTCCAATGAGTACTTCAGTGTCAAGGCCCAGAAAACTGAGTACGGTGTTTTAAATTGCGAATTGCTGTTAGAGAAACCATTGGACAGAGAGCTGCAGCCTGATATTCAGTTGGTGCTGCAGGCAACTGATGGTGGGATCCCTCAGAGATCTGGCACAGCTCAGATTCTCATTACTGTCGTGGACGTCAATGATAATCCTCCTGTGTTTGATCATAAAGTTTACAAGAGTAGCTTAAGAGAGGACGCACTCAAAGGTTCCTTGGTACTGATAGTGAAAGCAAATGATTTGGACGAAGGTTTGAATGCTGAGATAACATATTCTTTCAGCAAGTTAGCTTCACCGAGAGTTCTCGAATTGTTCAATTTGGACCCTCAAAAGGGAGAGATTCGGGTAGAAGGACATCTAGATTATGAGGAAACAAATAGTTATTCTCTCAATGTTCAAGCTGTGGACCACGGATCACCTGCAATGACTGGGCACTCGAAAGTGTTGATCAAGATAAATGACGTAAACGACAACGCACCCGAGGTAAAAGTGACATCAGTTGCGAGCAAAATTCTGGAAAATGCTCCACCGGGAACTTTGATCAGTTTGCTCAATGTCTTTGATCGCGATTCTGGAGAAAACGGGCAGTTTCACTGTGACATCCCAAAAAATATACCCTTCAGACTTCGAAAGTCATCAAATAATCATTATGAGTTGATTACCAGTGAACCGTTGGACCGCGAAGCTGTCACTGAATATAAAATACATCTTGTAGCCCGGGACTTAGGGTCGCCTTCACTAACCACCAATAAAACCATCGAGGTTGTAATTTCAGATGTGAATGATAACGCTCCACAGTTTGGAGCATCGTCTTACAACATATATGTAATGGAAAACAACTCTCCGGGCAGTTCTATTTTCGCGGTAACTGCAAGGGATCGAGACATGGACCAGAATTCTTATGTTTCTTACTCCTTTCTGGAGAATCTTATCCAAGATTTTCCAGTGTCCAGTTACCTCAGCATTAATTCGATGAACGGCACCATTTACGCGCTGCATTCTTTTGACTATGAGGAACTCAAAAACTTCCAGATCCATGTTCAAGCCCGTGATGCTGGAGTGCCCCCGCTGAGCTGCAGTTGTACAGTGAATGTGATCATTCTGGATCAAAATGACAACGTTCCGGTAATTGTTTCACCTTCATCAGAGAGTGGATCAGCAGCAGTGCAAATCCTGCCGCAGTCAGCGGGCCAAGGGTACTTGGTTACAAAGATAATGGCAACTGACGCAGATTCTGGTCAGAACGCACGGCTCTCCTATCATATGGTGAAAGCTACCCATCCCAGTTTGTTTAACGTTGGGCCAAAGTCTGGTGAAATCAGAACAGCACGCAATATTCTGGCGTCGGATACAACTACACAATCTCTCTTCATCTTGGTAAAGGACAATGGACAGCCAAGCCTCTCCAGCACGGTAACATTGTACATCACAGTTTTGGAGAACATCACTGAAAATGTGACTGAAGCTGGTAACTTAATGAGCAATTCCGAATATTTcactaatttaaatatttttttaataatcatTTTCGGTTGCACTTCCATTCTGTTTCTACTGATAATAATTCTGCTAATTAGCGTTAAATGTAAGCAGAACAGCAGTACCTCCCAAGGCTATAATTCTTCCAGTTGCTGCAGAGATTCAAACTGCACGTTGCATCGAAGATCTGCAATGGAGGCAACTTTACGGTATCCTGGGACTGGTCGTACGGTCCGCATGGCAGATGCACAGCATTACTCGGTCTGTCTCTCTCCAGAATCAGCAAAGAGCGATTTCCTCTTTTTGAAACCATGCAGCGCACCACCGTTTGATGCCCAGTGCTAA
- the LOC127569146 gene encoding protocadherin gamma-C5-like: MANSELDNAIAFRFAFIIMGCITGLISGQIRYSVPEEVEIGAFIGNIANDLRLKIPQLSNRKFRLTSDDGGRYMKVNLDNGISSVRERIDRELLCGQAAMCSIPFEIMLENPLAVYRGEVEILDINDNYPTFRDSSITLQMYEAITPGVHFPLDSAEDPDIGINTVAAYTISSNEYFSIKAQTTEYGVVNTELQLEKPLDREMQSAFQLVLTVTDDGIPQKSGTAQILITVVDVNDNPPVFDHDIYKGTLIENSPKGTMVLTVKANDLDEGLNAELTYSFSKPASSRVLELFSLDPHTGQIRVEGELDFEEARRYTLNVQAMDHGSPAMAGRSIVLIKIIDVNDNAPEVKLTSGTSKIPENAPPGTLTSLINVVDRDSGENGQFRCDNPTNVPFRLRKILTNHYELITSEPLDRETVAQYKMPFVAQDLGSPSLTTNKTIEVVISDVNDNAPQFGASSYNIYVMENNSPGSSIFVVTARDRDMDQNSYVSYSFLENLHLDFPVSSYLSINSMNGTIYTLQSFDYEKFKNLQIHVQARDAGVPPLRGSCTVNVIILDQNDNAPVIVSPSSESGSAAVQILPQSAGLGYLITKVMATDADSGQNARLSYEMVKASDPTLFNIGHNSGEIRTARKILESDTTAQTLFVLVKDNGQPSLSSTVTVHITVLDNITENAIETGNLLRNSEQFTNLNLHLIIIFGCTSVLFFVIILLLIGFKCKEIINASQDYNSSSCCGESNYTLNRRPALEETLRYPGTGRMVRVPEAHYYSVCLSPESAKSDFLFLKPCSALMSQAQS, translated from the coding sequence ATGGCGAATTCTGAGCTCGACAACGCCATTGCTTTCAGGTTTGCTTTCATCATTATGGGATGTATAACGGGTCTGATTTCCGGACAAATTCGCTATTCTGTTCCCGAGGAAGTGGAGATCGGGGCTTTTATTGGGAATATTGCTAATGATTTGAGATTAAAAATACCGCAATTGTCCAATCGTAAATTTAGACTCACTTCAGATGACGGCGGACGGTATATGAAGGTAAATTTGGACAATGGTATTTCGTCTGTTCGTGAAAGAATCGACAGGGAGCTTCTTTGTGGACAAGCAGCGATGTGTAGTATTCCTTTtgaaataatgctggaaaatccTTTGGCAGTATATCGCGGGGAAGTGGAGATTCTTGATATAAATGATAATTACCCCACTTTCCGGGACAGCTCTATTACCTTACAGATGTACGAAGCTATTACACCAGGAGTACACTTCCCACTCGACAGCGCGGAAGATCCGGATATTGGAATAAATACAGTCGCTGCTTACACAATCAGTTCCAATGAGTACTTTAGTATAAAAGCGCAGACAACTGAGTACGGTGTTGTAAATACTGAGTTACAATTAGAGAAACCACTGGACAGAGAGATGCAGTCAGCCTTTCAGCTAGTCCTAACAGTCACTGATGATGGGATTCCGCAAAAATCCGGCACAGCTCAAATTCTCATTACCGTAGTGGACGTCAATGACAATCCTCCTGTATTTGATCATGACATTTACAAGGGCACCTTAATAGAAAACTCACCCAAAGGTACCATGGTGCTGACAGTCAaagcaaatgatttggatgaaggcttGAATGCTGAGCTAACATATTCTTTCAGCAAACCAGCTTCTTCAAGAGTTCTAGAATTGTTCAGTTTGGACCCCCACACTGGGCAGATTCGAGTTGAAGGAGAACTAGACTTCGAAGAAGCAAGACGTTATACTCTAAACGTCCAGGCTATGGATCACGGATCACCTGCAATGGCAGGTCGTTCCATAGTGTTGATCAAGATAATTGACGTAAACGACAATGCACCCGAGGTAAAACTGACATCAGGTACGAGCAAAATTCCGGAAAATGCTCCACCGGGGACTTTGACAAGTTTAATTAATGTCGTTGATCGCGATTCTGGAGAAAACGGTCAGTTTCGCTGTGACAACCCAACGAATGTCCCCTTCAGACTTCGAAAGATATTAACAAATCATTATGAGTTAATTACCAGTGAACCTTTAGACCGTGAAACTGTCGCTCAATATAAAATGCCTTTTGTAGCCCAGGACTTAGGGTCGCCTTCACTGACCACCAATAAAACCATCGAGGTTGTAATTTCAGACGTGAATGATAACGCTCCACAGTTTGGAGCATCGTCTTACAACATATATGTGATGGAAAACAACTCTCCGGGCAGTTCTATTTTCGTGGTAACTGCAAGGGATCGTGACATGGATCAGAATTCTTATGTTTCATACTCCTTTCTAGAGAATCTTCACCTTGACTTTCCCGTGTCCAGTTACCTCAGCATTAATTCGATGAACGGCACCATTTACACGCTGCAGTCTTTTGACTACGAGAAATTCAAAAACCTCCAGATCCATGTTCAAGCCCGTGACGCTGGAGTGCCCCCGCTGCGCGGCAGTTGTACAGTAAATGTGATCATCTTGGATCAAAATGACAACGCACCGGTAATTGTTTCACCTTCATCAGAGAGTGGATCAGCAGCCGTGCAAATCCTGCCTCAGTCAGCGGGTCTGGGGTACTTGATCACCAAGGTAATGGCAACTGATGCAGATTCTGGTCAGAATGCACGTCTCTCCTATGAGATGGTAAAAGCTTCTGATCCCACTTTATTTAACATTGGACATAATTCTGGTGAAATCAGAACAGCGCGCAAAATATTGGAGTCTGATACTACTGCACAAACTCTCTTCGTTTTGGTTAAGGACAATGGGCAACCAAGCCTCTCCAGCACCGTTACAGTGCACATTACCGTTTTGGATAACATCACTGAAAACGCGATTGAGACTGGTAACTTATTGAGGAATTCTGAACAGTTCACTAATTTAAATCTTCATTTGATAATCATTTTCGGTTGCACTTCCGTTCTCTTTTTTGTGATTATCCTTTTGTTAATTGGCTTCAAATGCAAGGAAATTATAAATGCCTCCCAAGACTATAATTCTTCCAGTTGTTGTGGAGAGTCAAACTATACGTTGAATCGAAGACCTGCGTTGGAGGAAACTTTACGGTATCCCGGGACTGGCCGTATGGTCCGTGTGCCAGAGGCACACTATTACTCGGTCTGCCTGTCGCCAGAATCTGCGAAGAGCGATTTTCTCTTTTTGAAACCATGCAGCGCACTGATGTCTCAGGCCCAAAGCTGA